A single Gasterosteus aculeatus chromosome 2, fGasAcu3.hap1.1, whole genome shotgun sequence DNA region contains:
- the pik3cd gene encoding phosphatidylinositol 4,5-bisphosphate 3-kinase catalytic subunit delta isoform isoform X3, translating to MTPSKASKRWFGRMPAARPCSVHWVTPKRTSSRASTRRPKGRSWRRNRGASVTCGPSCLHEFEAQKNHEVNEFRAKMRAFCEETAQERQMLPWQQWMEYSFPCELEPCCSPCGFGRVKSKNKKKIFINVKFDACDESFMVQQDPQDLPVALMRSALKKKAAVFPTLRQEPQDYTLQVNGRWEFIYGKHPMCQFKYIFSCLRNGENPYLTMVHHSAIHKYQEEQGRMCSQLYKSRSLSRPPPLPLKKQNTSSLWSIREPFYIHLLQGSRVNAGEGMKLVVQAGLFHGSELLCKVMTTSEVSVCSEPLWDQKLEFDINVADLPRMSRLCFALYAVIEKAKKPRGTKKKNKKADCPIAWVNTMVFDYKDQLKTGEFLLSTWPSVPDKSDLLNPMGTVEKNPNVDSAAGLLIRFPNIRPHPLYYPPLDKLSGDMEKNGDATVATKEEYLKLKEIMDNKNSTEFFEDEKELLWKLRTEVRDRFHESLSKLLLVTKWNRHEDVVQMVSLLRNWPDLPAIHALELLDYSFPDPAVRSFTIACLRKLSDDELLQYLIQLVQVLKYESYLDCDLTTFLLERALSNWRIGHFLFWHLRSEIHVASVSLRFGLILEAYCRGNIHHIRLLTKQNEALGKMKALSDFVKSGSQKMTADDLKLCIRQESYLEALSDLLSPLNPSISLADICADKCRFMNSKMKPLWLMYNSGAQGDTVGIIFKNGDDLRQDMLTLQMIQLMENLWKREGLDLRMLPYGCLSTGNKMGLIEVVKNSDTIANIQRNSSNSAATAAFNKDALLNWLKSKNPEDKLDPAIEEFTLSCAGYCVATYVLGIGDRHNDNIMIRETGQLFHIDFGHILGNFKRKLGINRERVPFILTYDFVHVIQQGRTNNSEKFERFREYCERAYKILCRNAMLFVNLFAMMKAAGLPELTSFKDIQYLKDSLALGKSEEEALKNFKVKFNEALRESWKTKVNWMMHSLAKDNRP from the exons ATGACACCATCAAAAGCATCAAAAAG ATGGTTTGGAAGAATGCCAGCAGCGAGGCCCTGTTCAGTGCACTGGGTGACCCCGAAGCGTACGTCTTCACGTGCATCAACCAGACGGCCGaaagggaggagctggaggaggaatcGAGGCGCATCCGTGACGTGCGGCCCTTCAT GTCTGCATGAGTTCGAGGCCCAGAAGAACCACGAGGTGAATGAGTTTCGGGCAAAGATGCGTGCGTTTTGCGAAGAGACGGCCCAGGAGAGGCAGATGTTGCCGTGGCAGCAGTGGATGGAATACAGCTTCCCATGTGAGCTGGAGCCGTGCTGCTCTCCGTGTGGATTTGGCCGCGTGAAGTcgaaaaacaagaagaagattTTCATCAATGTCAAGTTTGATGCTTGTGAT GAAAGCTTCATGGTGCAACAGGACCCTCAAGACCTCCCCGTGGCTCTGATGAGGAGCGCCCTGAAGAAGAAGGCCGCAGTCTTTCCCACATTGCGACAGGAGCCCCAAGACTACACTCTGCAGGTCAACGGGAGGTGGGAGTTCATCTATGGGAAACATCCCATGTGCCAGTTTAAA TACATATTCTCGTGTTTGAGGAATGGAGAAAACCCTTATCTTACCATGGTGCATCACTCCGCCATCCACAAATATCAGGAGGAGCAGGGCAGAATGTGCAGCCAGTTGTACAAGAGTCGCTCCTTGTCcagacctcctcctctgcccctGAAGAAG CAGAATACCTCCTCTCTGTGGTCCATCAGGGAGCCTTTCTACATTCACCTGCTGCAGGGCAGTCGAGTCAATGCAGGCGAAGGAATGAAG CTGGTGGTGCAGGCCGGTCTGTTCCACGGCAGCGAGCTCCTCTGTAAGGTGATGACCACCTCGGAGGTGTCCGTGTGCTCTGAGCCACTGTGGGATCAAAAGCTGGAGTTCGACATAAACGTGGCCGACCTGCCTCGCATGAGCCGCCTGTGCTTCGCGCTCTATGCCGTCATTGAGAAAGCCAAGAAACCCCGGGGCACGaaaaagaagaataagaaaGCG GACTGCCCGATCGCCTGGGTCAACACCATGGTGTTTGACTACAAGGACCAGCTGAAGACTGGGGAGTTCCTCTTGTCCACATGGCCATCTGTTCCTG acaagAGCGATCTGTTGAACCCAATGGGAACAGTTGAGAAGAACCCCAATGTGGACAGTGCTGCTGGGCTTCTCATCCGCTTCCCTAATATCCGGCCACATCCTCTCTATTACCCTCCACTGGACAAG TTAAGTGGTGACATGGAGAAAAATGGGGATGCAACTGTTGCCACAAAAGAAGAG TACTTGAAACTCAAAGAAATCATGGACAACAAAAACTCCACAGAGTTTTTCGAGGACGAGAAAGAGCTCCTGTGGAAGCTCCGCACAGAAGTCCGTGACCGTTTCCATGAAAGTCTGTCCAAGCTGCTCCTCGTCACCAAGTGGAATCGGCACGAGGACGTAGTTCAG ATGGTGAGCTTACTGAGGAACTGGCCGGACCTCCCGGCCATTCATGCCTTGGAGCTCCTGGACTACAGTTTTCCCGACCCAGCAGTCCGTTCGTTCACAATCGCGTGCCTCAGGAAGCTCAG TGACGATGAACTGCTACAGTACTTAATCCAGCTGGTCCAGGTCCTAAAGTACGAGTCCTACCTAGACTGTGACCTCACCACCTTCCTGCTAGAAAGGGCTCTGTCCAACTGGAGGATTGGACACTTCCTGTTTTGGCACCTCAG GTCAGAGATTCACGTGGCCTCTGTGAGTTTGCGTTTCGGGCTGATTCTGGAGGCCTACTGCCGGGGAAACATCCATCACATCAGGCTTTTAACCAAACAA AATGAGGCTCTGGGCAAAATGAAGGCCCTGAGTGACTTTGTCAAGTCGGGCTCCCAGAAGATGACAGCAGACGACCTGAAGCTGTGTATCAGACAGGAGTCCTACCTGGAGGCCCTGTCAGACCTGCTGTCACCACTCAACCCCAGCATTAGCCTTGCTGACATCTG TGCAGACAAGTGCAGGTTTATGAACTCGAAGATGAAGCCCCTCTGGCTGATGTATAACTCCGGGGCTCAAGGAGACACGGTGGGCATCATCTTCAAGAACGGAGATG ATCTTCGACAAGACATGTTGACCCTGCAGATGATCCAGCTGATGGAGAATTTATGGAAGAGAGAGGGCCTTGATCTCAG GATGCTCCCGTATGGCTGCTTGTCCACCGGGAACAAGATGGGTCTCATTGAAGTGGTGAAGAACTCCGACACAATAGCCAACATCCAgcgcaacagcagcaacagtgcCGCCACCGCTGCCTTCAACAAGGACGCTCTGCTCAACTGGCTCAAATCTAAGAACCCTGA GGACAAACTTGATCCAGCAATAGAAGAGTTCACGTTGTCCTGTGCCGGCTACTGTGTAGCTACATACGTCCTGGGCATCGGAGATCGTCACAACGACAACATCATGATCAGGGAAACTGGACAG CTGTTCCACATTGACTTTGGGCATATCTTGGGCAACTTCAAGCGGAAACTGGGGATCAACAGGGAGCGTGTGCCTTTCATCCTGACTTACGACTTTGTCCACGTGATCCAACAAGGAAGGACCAACAACAGTGAGAAGTTTGAGAG GTTCCGGGAGTACTGCGAGCGGGCCTACAAGATCCTTTGTCGCAACGCGATGCTGTTCGTCAACCTGTTTGCTATGATGAAGGCGGCAGGACTGCCAGAGCTCACCTCCTTCAAAGACATCCAGTATCTAAAG gACTCTTTAGCTTTGGGCAAATCAGAGGAAGAGGCACTGAAGAATTTTAAGGTGAAGTTCAACGAAGCTCTGCGGGAAAGCTGGAAGACAAAAGTCAACTGGATGATGCATTCCCTGGCCAAAGACAACAGACCGTGA
- the pik3cd gene encoding phosphatidylinositol 4,5-bisphosphate 3-kinase catalytic subunit delta isoform isoform X1: MPPGKYGMQEEWEKEWDQQIGMEFLLPTGIYLKFPVSPNDTIKSIKKMVWKNASSEALFSALGDPEAYVFTCINQTAEREELEEESRRIRDVRPFMCVLRLVAREGDRVEKLTNTQISLLIGKGLHEFEAQKNHEVNEFRAKMRAFCEETAQERQMLPWQQWMEYSFPCELEPCCSPCGFGRVKSKNKKKIFINVKFDACDESFMVQQDPQDLPVALMRSALKKKAAVFPTLRQEPQDYTLQVNGRWEFIYGKHPMCQFKYIFSCLRNGENPYLTMVHHSAIHKYQEEQGRMCSQLYKSRSLSRPPPLPLKKQNTSSLWSIREPFYIHLLQGSRVNAGEGMKLVVQAGLFHGSELLCKVMTTSEVSVCSEPLWDQKLEFDINVADLPRMSRLCFALYAVIEKAKKPRGTKKKNKKADCPIAWVNTMVFDYKDQLKTGEFLLSTWPSVPDKSDLLNPMGTVEKNPNVDSAAGLLIRFPNIRPHPLYYPPLDKLSGDMEKNGDATVATKEEYLKLKEIMDNKNSTEFFEDEKELLWKLRTEVRDRFHESLSKLLLVTKWNRHEDVVQMVSLLRNWPDLPAIHALELLDYSFPDPAVRSFTIACLRKLSDDELLQYLIQLVQVLKYESYLDCDLTTFLLERALSNWRIGHFLFWHLRSEIHVASVSLRFGLILEAYCRGNIHHIRLLTKQNEALGKMKALSDFVKSGSQKMTADDLKLCIRQESYLEALSDLLSPLNPSISLADICADKCRFMNSKMKPLWLMYNSGAQGDTVGIIFKNGDDLRQDMLTLQMIQLMENLWKREGLDLRMLPYGCLSTGNKMGLIEVVKNSDTIANIQRNSSNSAATAAFNKDALLNWLKSKNPEDKLDPAIEEFTLSCAGYCVATYVLGIGDRHNDNIMIRETGQLFHIDFGHILGNFKRKLGINRERVPFILTYDFVHVIQQGRTNNSEKFERFREYCERAYKILCRNAMLFVNLFAMMKAAGLPELTSFKDIQYLKDSLALGKSEEEALKNFKVKFNEALRESWKTKVNWMMHSLAKDNRP, from the exons ATGCCCCCAGGGAAGTATGGGATGCAGGAGGAATGGGAGAAGGAGTGGGACCAGCAGATAGGGATGGAGTTCCTGCTGCCCACTGGGATCTACCTAAAATTCCCTGTATCTCCAAATGACACCATCAAAAGCATCAAAAAG ATGGTTTGGAAGAATGCCAGCAGCGAGGCCCTGTTCAGTGCACTGGGTGACCCCGAAGCGTACGTCTTCACGTGCATCAACCAGACGGCCGaaagggaggagctggaggaggaatcGAGGCGCATCCGTGACGTGCGGCCCTTCATGTGCGTTTTGAGGCTGGTGGCGAGGGAGGGCGACAGAGTGGAGAAGCTCACCAACACCCAAATTAGCCTGTTGATTGGCAAAG GTCTGCATGAGTTCGAGGCCCAGAAGAACCACGAGGTGAATGAGTTTCGGGCAAAGATGCGTGCGTTTTGCGAAGAGACGGCCCAGGAGAGGCAGATGTTGCCGTGGCAGCAGTGGATGGAATACAGCTTCCCATGTGAGCTGGAGCCGTGCTGCTCTCCGTGTGGATTTGGCCGCGTGAAGTcgaaaaacaagaagaagattTTCATCAATGTCAAGTTTGATGCTTGTGAT GAAAGCTTCATGGTGCAACAGGACCCTCAAGACCTCCCCGTGGCTCTGATGAGGAGCGCCCTGAAGAAGAAGGCCGCAGTCTTTCCCACATTGCGACAGGAGCCCCAAGACTACACTCTGCAGGTCAACGGGAGGTGGGAGTTCATCTATGGGAAACATCCCATGTGCCAGTTTAAA TACATATTCTCGTGTTTGAGGAATGGAGAAAACCCTTATCTTACCATGGTGCATCACTCCGCCATCCACAAATATCAGGAGGAGCAGGGCAGAATGTGCAGCCAGTTGTACAAGAGTCGCTCCTTGTCcagacctcctcctctgcccctGAAGAAG CAGAATACCTCCTCTCTGTGGTCCATCAGGGAGCCTTTCTACATTCACCTGCTGCAGGGCAGTCGAGTCAATGCAGGCGAAGGAATGAAG CTGGTGGTGCAGGCCGGTCTGTTCCACGGCAGCGAGCTCCTCTGTAAGGTGATGACCACCTCGGAGGTGTCCGTGTGCTCTGAGCCACTGTGGGATCAAAAGCTGGAGTTCGACATAAACGTGGCCGACCTGCCTCGCATGAGCCGCCTGTGCTTCGCGCTCTATGCCGTCATTGAGAAAGCCAAGAAACCCCGGGGCACGaaaaagaagaataagaaaGCG GACTGCCCGATCGCCTGGGTCAACACCATGGTGTTTGACTACAAGGACCAGCTGAAGACTGGGGAGTTCCTCTTGTCCACATGGCCATCTGTTCCTG acaagAGCGATCTGTTGAACCCAATGGGAACAGTTGAGAAGAACCCCAATGTGGACAGTGCTGCTGGGCTTCTCATCCGCTTCCCTAATATCCGGCCACATCCTCTCTATTACCCTCCACTGGACAAG TTAAGTGGTGACATGGAGAAAAATGGGGATGCAACTGTTGCCACAAAAGAAGAG TACTTGAAACTCAAAGAAATCATGGACAACAAAAACTCCACAGAGTTTTTCGAGGACGAGAAAGAGCTCCTGTGGAAGCTCCGCACAGAAGTCCGTGACCGTTTCCATGAAAGTCTGTCCAAGCTGCTCCTCGTCACCAAGTGGAATCGGCACGAGGACGTAGTTCAG ATGGTGAGCTTACTGAGGAACTGGCCGGACCTCCCGGCCATTCATGCCTTGGAGCTCCTGGACTACAGTTTTCCCGACCCAGCAGTCCGTTCGTTCACAATCGCGTGCCTCAGGAAGCTCAG TGACGATGAACTGCTACAGTACTTAATCCAGCTGGTCCAGGTCCTAAAGTACGAGTCCTACCTAGACTGTGACCTCACCACCTTCCTGCTAGAAAGGGCTCTGTCCAACTGGAGGATTGGACACTTCCTGTTTTGGCACCTCAG GTCAGAGATTCACGTGGCCTCTGTGAGTTTGCGTTTCGGGCTGATTCTGGAGGCCTACTGCCGGGGAAACATCCATCACATCAGGCTTTTAACCAAACAA AATGAGGCTCTGGGCAAAATGAAGGCCCTGAGTGACTTTGTCAAGTCGGGCTCCCAGAAGATGACAGCAGACGACCTGAAGCTGTGTATCAGACAGGAGTCCTACCTGGAGGCCCTGTCAGACCTGCTGTCACCACTCAACCCCAGCATTAGCCTTGCTGACATCTG TGCAGACAAGTGCAGGTTTATGAACTCGAAGATGAAGCCCCTCTGGCTGATGTATAACTCCGGGGCTCAAGGAGACACGGTGGGCATCATCTTCAAGAACGGAGATG ATCTTCGACAAGACATGTTGACCCTGCAGATGATCCAGCTGATGGAGAATTTATGGAAGAGAGAGGGCCTTGATCTCAG GATGCTCCCGTATGGCTGCTTGTCCACCGGGAACAAGATGGGTCTCATTGAAGTGGTGAAGAACTCCGACACAATAGCCAACATCCAgcgcaacagcagcaacagtgcCGCCACCGCTGCCTTCAACAAGGACGCTCTGCTCAACTGGCTCAAATCTAAGAACCCTGA GGACAAACTTGATCCAGCAATAGAAGAGTTCACGTTGTCCTGTGCCGGCTACTGTGTAGCTACATACGTCCTGGGCATCGGAGATCGTCACAACGACAACATCATGATCAGGGAAACTGGACAG CTGTTCCACATTGACTTTGGGCATATCTTGGGCAACTTCAAGCGGAAACTGGGGATCAACAGGGAGCGTGTGCCTTTCATCCTGACTTACGACTTTGTCCACGTGATCCAACAAGGAAGGACCAACAACAGTGAGAAGTTTGAGAG GTTCCGGGAGTACTGCGAGCGGGCCTACAAGATCCTTTGTCGCAACGCGATGCTGTTCGTCAACCTGTTTGCTATGATGAAGGCGGCAGGACTGCCAGAGCTCACCTCCTTCAAAGACATCCAGTATCTAAAG gACTCTTTAGCTTTGGGCAAATCAGAGGAAGAGGCACTGAAGAATTTTAAGGTGAAGTTCAACGAAGCTCTGCGGGAAAGCTGGAAGACAAAAGTCAACTGGATGATGCATTCCCTGGCCAAAGACAACAGACCGTGA
- the pik3cd gene encoding phosphatidylinositol 4,5-bisphosphate 3-kinase catalytic subunit delta isoform isoform X2: protein MPPGKYGMQEEWEKEWDQQIGMEFLLPTGIYLKFPVSPNDTIKSIKKMVWKNASSEALFSALGDPEAYVFTCINQTAEREELEEESRRIRDVRPFMCVLRLVAREGDRVEKLTNTQISLLIGKGLHEFEAQKNHEVNEFRAKMRAFCEETAQERQMLPWQQWMEYSFPCELEPCCSPCGFGRVKSKNKKKIFINVKFDACDESFMVQQDPQDLPVALMRSALKKKAAVFPTLRQEPQDYTLQVNGRWEFIYGKHPMCQFKYIFSCLRNGENPYLTMVHHSAIHKYQEEQGRMCSQLYKSRSLSRPPPLPLKKNTSSLWSIREPFYIHLLQGSRVNAGEGMKLVVQAGLFHGSELLCKVMTTSEVSVCSEPLWDQKLEFDINVADLPRMSRLCFALYAVIEKAKKPRGTKKKNKKADCPIAWVNTMVFDYKDQLKTGEFLLSTWPSVPDKSDLLNPMGTVEKNPNVDSAAGLLIRFPNIRPHPLYYPPLDKLSGDMEKNGDATVATKEEYLKLKEIMDNKNSTEFFEDEKELLWKLRTEVRDRFHESLSKLLLVTKWNRHEDVVQMVSLLRNWPDLPAIHALELLDYSFPDPAVRSFTIACLRKLSDDELLQYLIQLVQVLKYESYLDCDLTTFLLERALSNWRIGHFLFWHLRSEIHVASVSLRFGLILEAYCRGNIHHIRLLTKQNEALGKMKALSDFVKSGSQKMTADDLKLCIRQESYLEALSDLLSPLNPSISLADICADKCRFMNSKMKPLWLMYNSGAQGDTVGIIFKNGDDLRQDMLTLQMIQLMENLWKREGLDLRMLPYGCLSTGNKMGLIEVVKNSDTIANIQRNSSNSAATAAFNKDALLNWLKSKNPEDKLDPAIEEFTLSCAGYCVATYVLGIGDRHNDNIMIRETGQLFHIDFGHILGNFKRKLGINRERVPFILTYDFVHVIQQGRTNNSEKFERFREYCERAYKILCRNAMLFVNLFAMMKAAGLPELTSFKDIQYLKDSLALGKSEEEALKNFKVKFNEALRESWKTKVNWMMHSLAKDNRP from the exons ATGCCCCCAGGGAAGTATGGGATGCAGGAGGAATGGGAGAAGGAGTGGGACCAGCAGATAGGGATGGAGTTCCTGCTGCCCACTGGGATCTACCTAAAATTCCCTGTATCTCCAAATGACACCATCAAAAGCATCAAAAAG ATGGTTTGGAAGAATGCCAGCAGCGAGGCCCTGTTCAGTGCACTGGGTGACCCCGAAGCGTACGTCTTCACGTGCATCAACCAGACGGCCGaaagggaggagctggaggaggaatcGAGGCGCATCCGTGACGTGCGGCCCTTCATGTGCGTTTTGAGGCTGGTGGCGAGGGAGGGCGACAGAGTGGAGAAGCTCACCAACACCCAAATTAGCCTGTTGATTGGCAAAG GTCTGCATGAGTTCGAGGCCCAGAAGAACCACGAGGTGAATGAGTTTCGGGCAAAGATGCGTGCGTTTTGCGAAGAGACGGCCCAGGAGAGGCAGATGTTGCCGTGGCAGCAGTGGATGGAATACAGCTTCCCATGTGAGCTGGAGCCGTGCTGCTCTCCGTGTGGATTTGGCCGCGTGAAGTcgaaaaacaagaagaagattTTCATCAATGTCAAGTTTGATGCTTGTGAT GAAAGCTTCATGGTGCAACAGGACCCTCAAGACCTCCCCGTGGCTCTGATGAGGAGCGCCCTGAAGAAGAAGGCCGCAGTCTTTCCCACATTGCGACAGGAGCCCCAAGACTACACTCTGCAGGTCAACGGGAGGTGGGAGTTCATCTATGGGAAACATCCCATGTGCCAGTTTAAA TACATATTCTCGTGTTTGAGGAATGGAGAAAACCCTTATCTTACCATGGTGCATCACTCCGCCATCCACAAATATCAGGAGGAGCAGGGCAGAATGTGCAGCCAGTTGTACAAGAGTCGCTCCTTGTCcagacctcctcctctgcccctGAAGAAG AATACCTCCTCTCTGTGGTCCATCAGGGAGCCTTTCTACATTCACCTGCTGCAGGGCAGTCGAGTCAATGCAGGCGAAGGAATGAAG CTGGTGGTGCAGGCCGGTCTGTTCCACGGCAGCGAGCTCCTCTGTAAGGTGATGACCACCTCGGAGGTGTCCGTGTGCTCTGAGCCACTGTGGGATCAAAAGCTGGAGTTCGACATAAACGTGGCCGACCTGCCTCGCATGAGCCGCCTGTGCTTCGCGCTCTATGCCGTCATTGAGAAAGCCAAGAAACCCCGGGGCACGaaaaagaagaataagaaaGCG GACTGCCCGATCGCCTGGGTCAACACCATGGTGTTTGACTACAAGGACCAGCTGAAGACTGGGGAGTTCCTCTTGTCCACATGGCCATCTGTTCCTG acaagAGCGATCTGTTGAACCCAATGGGAACAGTTGAGAAGAACCCCAATGTGGACAGTGCTGCTGGGCTTCTCATCCGCTTCCCTAATATCCGGCCACATCCTCTCTATTACCCTCCACTGGACAAG TTAAGTGGTGACATGGAGAAAAATGGGGATGCAACTGTTGCCACAAAAGAAGAG TACTTGAAACTCAAAGAAATCATGGACAACAAAAACTCCACAGAGTTTTTCGAGGACGAGAAAGAGCTCCTGTGGAAGCTCCGCACAGAAGTCCGTGACCGTTTCCATGAAAGTCTGTCCAAGCTGCTCCTCGTCACCAAGTGGAATCGGCACGAGGACGTAGTTCAG ATGGTGAGCTTACTGAGGAACTGGCCGGACCTCCCGGCCATTCATGCCTTGGAGCTCCTGGACTACAGTTTTCCCGACCCAGCAGTCCGTTCGTTCACAATCGCGTGCCTCAGGAAGCTCAG TGACGATGAACTGCTACAGTACTTAATCCAGCTGGTCCAGGTCCTAAAGTACGAGTCCTACCTAGACTGTGACCTCACCACCTTCCTGCTAGAAAGGGCTCTGTCCAACTGGAGGATTGGACACTTCCTGTTTTGGCACCTCAG GTCAGAGATTCACGTGGCCTCTGTGAGTTTGCGTTTCGGGCTGATTCTGGAGGCCTACTGCCGGGGAAACATCCATCACATCAGGCTTTTAACCAAACAA AATGAGGCTCTGGGCAAAATGAAGGCCCTGAGTGACTTTGTCAAGTCGGGCTCCCAGAAGATGACAGCAGACGACCTGAAGCTGTGTATCAGACAGGAGTCCTACCTGGAGGCCCTGTCAGACCTGCTGTCACCACTCAACCCCAGCATTAGCCTTGCTGACATCTG TGCAGACAAGTGCAGGTTTATGAACTCGAAGATGAAGCCCCTCTGGCTGATGTATAACTCCGGGGCTCAAGGAGACACGGTGGGCATCATCTTCAAGAACGGAGATG ATCTTCGACAAGACATGTTGACCCTGCAGATGATCCAGCTGATGGAGAATTTATGGAAGAGAGAGGGCCTTGATCTCAG GATGCTCCCGTATGGCTGCTTGTCCACCGGGAACAAGATGGGTCTCATTGAAGTGGTGAAGAACTCCGACACAATAGCCAACATCCAgcgcaacagcagcaacagtgcCGCCACCGCTGCCTTCAACAAGGACGCTCTGCTCAACTGGCTCAAATCTAAGAACCCTGA GGACAAACTTGATCCAGCAATAGAAGAGTTCACGTTGTCCTGTGCCGGCTACTGTGTAGCTACATACGTCCTGGGCATCGGAGATCGTCACAACGACAACATCATGATCAGGGAAACTGGACAG CTGTTCCACATTGACTTTGGGCATATCTTGGGCAACTTCAAGCGGAAACTGGGGATCAACAGGGAGCGTGTGCCTTTCATCCTGACTTACGACTTTGTCCACGTGATCCAACAAGGAAGGACCAACAACAGTGAGAAGTTTGAGAG GTTCCGGGAGTACTGCGAGCGGGCCTACAAGATCCTTTGTCGCAACGCGATGCTGTTCGTCAACCTGTTTGCTATGATGAAGGCGGCAGGACTGCCAGAGCTCACCTCCTTCAAAGACATCCAGTATCTAAAG gACTCTTTAGCTTTGGGCAAATCAGAGGAAGAGGCACTGAAGAATTTTAAGGTGAAGTTCAACGAAGCTCTGCGGGAAAGCTGGAAGACAAAAGTCAACTGGATGATGCATTCCCTGGCCAAAGACAACAGACCGTGA